The genomic segment AGTTCTACAGATTATGACAACACACTAAAGAAAATGCATCTAATGGTACGAATGGTCTTATATGCCTACTTGACATCATTAAGTCACTACCATGACACATTTACACTTGGTTGTGTATTTACAATTTTCCCCCATCAATAATGGACTTTGGGATAGAAGAGAGGCAATAAACTCCTGCATAGGCTGCTTAAATGGCTTTTGCCCTTAACAGAAACCGATCTGTATAGGGAAACCAACAATGTTACAGATATGGCTTTGATCCAGCAGGGGGACCTGTGAATTAATTGCTGAAATCTCCCACAATAGCTAGCAACCATTCCTGAAATGAACCCAAACCCAGGTGTGTAGTCTGTTTCCCACCATTCCTTATCAAACACAGGCATGCTCCTCTGGTCAGCTACTATATATCTACAATGAATCATTAACTTGACAAAACAGGAGTTTGTTAGCTGTCTCTCTGAACAGCAGCCTGGAATagtccattaaaaaaattgtgtttGAAGACTGAACAGAATATAAAATGCCACAAAGAATTAATGGAACTGAGATAGAAAGACAGGTATGCAGGATGAGATAAAGGAACGCAGAACAGGAGGCATGACAGCAGTGGCCTACTTCTGTTTGCAATCTTTAACTCCCAGCTAGCAGCTTTGTATATCAACACTAACGCTGACAGCAGCTGAAGTAGACACCTGTGGACAACCCAGCAAATGATGACTGGGGTGAACCAAGGAAATTaccacaggatttttttaatgtgacacCATGCTACAGAACAAAATATACATGTAAACACAGGAGTATCTTATAAAAACAATCCTAAGAcagaattaaaatgcaaaaaatcaTCAACTTAAATTGGGCTAAACTACAACTAAATGAAAAGTGTTCATTGTGTTTTCTATAGGGGAAACAAACTAACAAAGTCAGCTCTTTTTAAAACCAAGACAACATTACTAATATTATCAAATTTGCGAAATTAAAACCACTGGAAAAGCTCTCATTCGCTTCATAGGATTTAACTATATTATTGCATGGATAAACATAATCTGTTTGCTTAAGTACTTGATTTGCCAGTGTTCTGGTAAAATACACACAGGAGAAATCTGTCCAGTATGCAAAAGGTCATACCTGCATGGTCAAGAACGGAGttggaaaaagggaaatactAAAATTATTTGCAGTTTCATTAAGGAGTTCAAATGATTTTCTGACTTTAATTCTACATTTCGCACAGAGTACTTCATTATCTGTAGTGCCACACACTACCAGTGCTTCGGCAAGAATACTCGTATCTGAGCTCATGAACTGCAACGTATCAGCAGAGACTCTGCTTTCCAACCCTCCACACAGGTCTTATGCCCAATCTCCTTGTCACACTCTTATGTCCATGTAACTTGTTATTTTTGTATTGTGTTCCTTTATGGAGACCTGCTAAAGGATATTGTTCTGCAGCTTTTATGTAGTGTCCACACTTTGTGCAGATATATCCCACAATACAATAAGTCCTGGGCATTTAGTATTTGTCCTATAAACATCTACAGTCAAATATGAAAGCACAGTTAGTGCAGAAGCATGCCCTCTTTATACCAAAAACCTGTCTTCTTGCTTACAGTTTGCTATGCCCAAAGGCCTGCCTGGGTGCTTTCTCTGTTGTTTCACTACAGTCTAATTATTGCAGTTCTGAAATTAACATTTGAAAACATAGCCGCATACATACAGTTGCAAACATCCCAAACTACACGTATTGTTAAAATCCTGCCTTTGCAAATGCATTGgcgcatatatatatttttaaatgtatctcTAGTATACAAGTCAGTAATTTACCTGACCAGATTTGGAGTAATATATGCCAAGAGCCACTGTGAGGCCAAGATCTGAGAGCCAGAGTAACCTGAGCTTTCCATTTTTGAAGGAAAGCTGTTCTCAGCTTGTACACCAAGCTGAGCTCCAGTTTCAGCAAACCCACCTCTGGCTCTGTAGCAAGGCACCAACAGTTACTCAGCTGGCCAGTGCCCGACTGGTGCTCACAGGTTTCTGCGAGTCCCAGTCTGGACTACAGAGACTCCTCTGTGAAGCACACCATTAGACAGAATAACTTTATAATAGATGAACAAAATCAAACCATTTTGTTAGAGATAAATGTTATCTATTTCTGTGATATTAAGACCAGGCACTTCAAATATCACACCATTTACAAAGACTAAGAAATAATAGTAACTTTTTACCAATGAAAAATTGAGCCCCATTCCAGCAACTGTGAAGAatattaactctgtcccagccaaaaccagcataaTGTGTTGATATGAATCTCCCTACAAGGCTATTCATACTATATGTTcaaatttttgaaagaaattccTGAATAACTTGAATGCATTCAGTATCCCTTTATTAAAAGGCCCTGTGGCATGATATTAAAAATAGGTCTACATGTAgcacttaaaataaatatgaaataaaaacgTAAGCAGATACTATTTTGAAATAAGTCATCAAGCATTGCATTGATCTCAATGGTAAGCATTTACAAGCTGTATCAGCTAAAACCAGAATTATTAGTGCATTCCATACATTAAGCTGGGTTTAAAAATACCCAAAATCGATTGAGCCGATTGATTGTTCTATTATTCCAAGCTTATTGAGACATCTCTACGTTCCTTCACACACAGTTCACCTCCTAATCTATCCTGAACATAGCCTGCCTTTGCATTTTATGTTTGATCAGCTTTGAAATCAGTGGAAAATAAACTTCAGCCATGATAGTGTCTTGTATCACAGTGCAATTTCTTTTGGTAAAATTGTGCTCTCATTGTGCTTTTCACCAAGCTCAGTCTTCTTTCCAGAGACTGTATTTgaaaagtatttgaaaagaaaaagtgaagaatATAACTGAGTTGACGCATTCACCTCCTAATGGAAAAGTCATCCAAAAGCATCCTACCTGCTTCTCTCTAAAAAAATGTTAGGGAATTATTTCAGATATGGAGCAAAGCGGCAACTGATCTATTTGTGAAATTCTTAGGACAAAGGTGCAATAGTCAGTCATAGTATATCTGGCACATTTTAAGACAGAAGGCTCtattctgaagaagaaaatgcatacTGATGTAGGAAAACTCTGAACATCTAACACTAGTGATCAAATAACTGTAAAAGATACTactgttttttccctgttgctaGAATAAATCATGCCAGATATGGCAGAGGCACTCCTATGAAAGTCAATGGCTATTAACCTCCAAGAACTAGAGGCTAAACAAGTATCAATAGATGAGATTGCACATGAATATAGCCACTAATTATTCCTTTTCTATGTATTCTTCAAATTgttaagcaaaaaaaccccactataaaattaaaaaaacaactaaagcTATAACATATGTAATTAGAAACTTGGTAATATTCTTTCATCCATGTTTTTTCAGGGCTCACTAGGCTCTTTCTGGAAAACTGTGATATGTAGGTACTATTTAGTTTGCTCTTCAGACCAAATCTGTATGAATGAATCAGCTGTGcattaatttcagtattttgaaaagtaatggatttttttttcacaggtaACCCAGAATACCCTATTTTCCTTTCACTCCTCTAATCCTACTGCTGTGATTACCCCACTGACACTCTCAGTTATACACATCAGCAATACCTGAGCTCCCAATCATGGCTCAGGATCTATGACAGCTGGCTGTCACTGAGATCAAGATAAGATTTGGTCATACCAAAAGAACCACAAACAAGTGCACATAGAAAACAGCAGAGGCAACACAGTAATGCAAAGGGACTTTCTGGGCACTCTGTACCGGTTGTAGGTTCATAGAACAAAACTTTTATGCTCTAGGGGGACAGATCTTTTGTCTTGGCAAACTAAAAACGGGTGAGGAATAAACACTGGAAACAATCATAGTGGAGAAACTGGTTTTTTTGTGGTATTTCTCTGGCAGGTAAAGCTAACAGCACATTAGGAAAATTTGACTGCAGTCTGCCCCACGACAGGAAGACATTTGCTTGCCATATTTGCCTTAGCAGATCAGGAGTGCCTCTGTTGTCTAATGAAGTATTCTGGCATTGAAGgtgcctgcagctgcaccggGATCTTTGCTTCCTTAGCACTCGGTACGTGGACTTGCCCAAGGTACACTCCTAACAAGGGGGCAAACACCTGCTCTTTCTCTGGTTCAGAACCTATGCATATTCAGTGGCTTCTTTCTGCTAGGTTTGGAAATGTTCTAATCCATGTATACTTAGTGTATTTAGTAGTCAAATTATATTATTTCtaatatatttgtgtattttctaGTGTTTAAATTCTTTCAAGTTAAATTCTTCTCAACTCAGTCTTTCAAACTATTCCATTTCCTGCGGGCATATTCCAGGAACTTCTCTTGGCTTCCAGCTCTTATCTGGGGATCAAAAAATAGCCACCATTTTGCTGCGCTAGATCCAAGGGTCACACAAGTAAATTGAAGTATTCTAGCCGAGCCCAGGTGGCAATATAATCTCTGAAGAGGGCAGCCAGAACAGACAAATAAAGGCCAGAATACTTACAGTAGCCATgctaatttctgaaataattccttCCAGAATATAGCAGAACACCACATTCATGCAGTGGGAAACCACATGCTTTCAAAGGAATTTCTAGAATAATCTAGCCAGTCTGTATGAATTTGGAGGCAAGACTGTGGTAGGAAGATGGGCAAACACACTTCACCTGTCTTactacttttgttttctgaacccatctttaaaatacaaaggaagAGAACATAGTAAGATGTTGTGGAAAATCTGAATTAAACGCATGAGAAAAGGAAATCCAGAGGTAAGAGTGCAAAAGAGGTGCCTTTTTCTGACCTGCACCGTAGCTGTACCCAGACAAGCCAGACATATTACGATTCTGTGATAAAACCTGTTGCTAACTACAACCAAGCTGTGACTTGTCAAAATAAAAGGACTTTGTTAATAGAGTTTACTCACACATATATTAAACAGACCCTACTTGGTTAAGGGGAATAGTAGCAGCATTTGAATTGCAGGTGTTTAACTGGCAAGAATTTTATCCTGTTTCCTCATCAAGGCAGTCATTACTGAACTGGCTCAGAGGGCAGAAGATTACATACCTAATCATCACACAGGGTGTTGAGAACTCAGAGCTTTATGGAAATGCTAAGCATCATTGATGTTATTCTCTGCTGGCTTGAGTCTGTTGCACTACCGGTCTTCATGAGTTTTCCAACTTTTGTGGCCCAGTTACATAACTGTGACCTATTCTTAATGGTGACAGTACTAAGCAGGGATGCTTCAGCCCACACAGTTGCATTGGATAACAATGTTTTCAAGTCCAAAGTTCTCCTTGTATCACATTCTGAGGGCAGGGAGAGTGGCTGAGCCTCGCTTATGCTCCCTAGGCCCAGTTTCACATCTGTAGCGCAGCTCTTCAGTATCATCTGATCAGTTTTGCTTGGGAGCAAATTCACAGGAGAGGAACAAAAACACTAAATTCTGTCCAGGTCTTTGTCTCATCTGCAGATGTGTGGTCCTCGTGAGATGACCTACATGCACTCTCTTTGAAAACAATCAaatctttcagtctttcttctcaTATAACTGAGCAAACTCACTCCTAAGCACAAGTTGTATTTCAAGATACCGTAAAGCCATCTATGTGCTGCCACTGCTTTATTTCGCAGTACAAGCTTAGTTCTGGTGAACTAGCCTACTGTTAGCAATCATCCCGTTTTCTGACAAGAAAAAGCAGCGAGGTATGTTTACCCTAAACAACAAAGTGCACCAAGCAGCCCCCGGAGCCACCTCCCAAGGTTTCCCGCCAAGACTGGCAGCTGCGTCACCTCAGGGACACGCCTGAGCTCGCTCCAGCAGGCAGCAAAAACCCCTCTGCACCAGAGCTCTGGGCAGACGCGCCGCTTACTCAGCAAGCGCCGAAAGGTCGTTACTCCACGGCGGCAAACACCGCCGGCCTTCGACCCCTTCCCCCGCCGGGGAAGCGTCCTGCAACCCACCCCAGGGACACAACGCGCGGCCCCGCGGCGCTCACATGTCGCCGCCCTCAGTCCCCGCCGCACCGAGCGCGGCGCCGCCTCCTCCCCGCGTCCTGCCGGCGCTGCGGCGGGGACGGGGGGACGGCGGCTGAGGGGAGGCACGGGCGGGCAGCCGCTGAGCGCCCGATGCGGCGGTTACACCGCGCGAGACCACACGCGCCGCCCTACCCTCCCCTCGCGCTCCCGCCAACGCCACCTGGCCGCGCGCGGGGCGCTGGGAGCACGCGCAGGCGCGCTGGCGGCGGCACCGCCTCTCGCGAGCAGCGGCCGTTGGGCTGGCGGGGCGTGTCCGCTCCCAATTCGCCCGCGGGGCGCGAGCCTGCCGGGGGCGGTGCCGTCTGTCCCGAGCACCAATGGGAagcggggagcggcgggcgggggcggggcggtgGCTGCCGCTCGTCTCCCCTgggcgggagcggggcggaGCCGtggggcgggcgggcgctggCCTGGCAGTGATGGCGGACGATCGGGATGGGAGGTTAAGGACTGAGGGGAGCAGCGACGGCAGCGGCCCAGcgggggggggcgcgggggaCCCGCCGGCCGGTGCGGCGGCGATGGGCGGCGAGATGCTGCTGAACGTGGGGCTGCTGGCCCTGGCGCTGCTGGCGGCCTACCGGCTGTACCTGCGCTGGGGGACGCGGAGCGGGCCGGGGGGCGCGGCCCGGCAGAACCAGGCCGCGGCTCTGCCGCGCATGAAGCGGCGGGATTTCTCCCTGGAGCAGCTGCGCGAGTTCGACGGTACCCGCAATCCCCGCATCCTGCTGGCTGTCAACGGCAAAGTCTTCGACGTGACCAAAGGCAGCAAGTTCTACGGGCCCGGTGAGACACCAGCGCGCCGGGGCCTGGGGGGTCCCTCAGCGgccgcctccctcccacccacTCTCCCGCCGTGCCGGGCGAGGGCTCCGCGCCTCCTCCGGGCTGCCCGCCGCGTTTCTGGCGGGGAGGGGGAGGCGGCGCCGGGAAGGACAGCGGGGATGTGCCGCGGCGGGCGCGCcctgccccgccgccccgggctgTGTGCTGGCGGCGCCCGGGCCGCACCCCCGCCTCGGGGGCGGTGGGTTTCAGAGAGGCCTCGCGGCGTCCCGCCGCTGGTGGCCCCACTCGGGCTCTGGGTTTGTCTCGGGCGGGCAACCCCGCGCTTTCCGGCCGCACGCGACGCGTCACGGGGCCGCCGGCTGCCCGCGGGGTGTCAGGGGAGCCCGGCGTGCGAACCGCGACCTGTCGCTGCGGCCCGCGGCCCCGCGGAACGCCCGCCTGGGACCGTGCTGCAGTTTCAGACAGGTGATGCAAAACGGGTCTCGGGTCTGTTCGGGCTTCCATCACACATCCAGTTTTCTGGTTGCCTAGATTTAGACGTGCAAcgtttaattgttttttttccctatctttTCTAGTAGGTTTGCCAAGTGCAACTGAGCAATGATTCCTTCATTCTAACTCTTACggttcaggaaagaaaacaaaaaaaaacaaacaaaaagaaaacaacagaacaacaaCTGATTACCTATTTAAAGGTGCAAATGACATATTGGGTATGAATTTTAGTCAGGATAGAGGCAAGCAGGGAGAGCCCGAGGACTGATCTGTTGCTACCATTGATAACAGTGCAGAAATAAACATGAATACAGAAAATAGAGTTCTTTGGAGCAGAAATGTATACTTCAGAGGTTCTGAAAAGTATGCTTCAAAGGCAGTGTTATGTTTATGTTTTCTTATTGTGGGTTGTGAAGCTGCAGCATATTTTCTTCTAATAAACAGTGTTCTTAATAATGAGCTGGATAAAAAATTACTAGTGAGCACTGTGTTCAAGTCTGATGCCAGAGGAAATGAAGGTTATGACTGctgataattttcttccttaaacAATGGTGGTTTGGAAAACTTGATCAAATTATGCAGGAGTTTTTGTAGTAGGTATTGCAACTGTCCTCATATGAGGggtggaggaaagaaaggataCTTCTCTCTACCCCCAAAATAGTGTAAGTtaagtaattattattttataatcctggattacaaaaataaaaatatgaaatggaCATGTTAAAAGTCTTTGGTTCTTACCAGGGAAGTGACAAGCAGTTGTATAGTTCAGTTGGGCTAACATTTTGTAATTCTTGTTATCCTCAAAGTTTGTGGTACCAACTCTGCTACCAGTCACAGAAATTGAGGCTGAAATTTTCTGACTGGATACTGTAAAAGTTAACATGAAATCTGAactgccttgccatgccttattttgCTTATTGACCGGTACAGCTGAGAAGTGCAGTCTGGTGTGCTGCAGCTTTCATGACATTGAATTTGCCTCgttttttggctttttcacTTTGAGGGTTTTTAAACCGAGACCTGTCTGCTGATATAAAATGCATGTAATACATACGCTACATGAAACTTAAAACATAAGTAAATTTACAGATTGCTTCATAAATTATTCCATGAAATAATACTGAAGCATAAACATTCACTTTAATGTGTATCAAACATAAATTAAGTTTTAGACTCTTCACTGTAGATATAATCACTAGTTCATGTCTTCAGCCTCTTTCTGGAGGTCTATTACTGTGAGGAAGCTAAAGGTTTATGTAATAGGACATGTCTGCTTTTTTGATAACTGGCAGTCACTGGTTTTCTTAAAGCAGTGCTTCCAGTTTTTCATGGAGAGGgacaaaggcttttttttggctttgttttgttttccccacccCCTCATAGTGAAATATTGCCTTTTTATAACAGAACTGGCATTATTTTTGGCTGTCAGATCTCTGTTACTTGGGACTGTGCACATTAGGATAGTGATGCCCAGCCTGTGTGTTACTGGCTGTGTGTTCTACCAGATGTCTTTATTTTTGAATAGTGCTGACATGGTTTCCCTGTATGGATGCATGTTGGGGAATATTTTCTTGGGATTGTTTTGtgactgaaaagaagaaaagctagGAGGTGGCTTGCAGGCCTTGAAAGATCTGAGAAGAGTTAAGTGGAAAAGTCTTCTACAGGTGGTTGAGAAAGTCTTTTCAGAAAGACTTCAGTCAGAGCAGCCAGATATCCACAGCAGTTCTCTAGGTAATTTTATGGCTTATAGCTGGAGTATAGCATGAGGAGTGCAAAGCGCACCAACAAAGCCATGGCCACATTTTGTTTAACAGAAGAAACAGTTGAGGGCACTGGCTTTGCTGACATTGCAGGCTTGGACTGTGAGCCTTTTGTACTTTGTTGAAGTACTGATGTGAAATAGTGCTTCAGCATTGAGGGCGGCAGAAAGCATTGGCTGAGGGCTCACTATCAAATCTTAAGTGTATCTATTTGGGTTAATGTTGAATAATGTGGCTGTCTCAGAAGACTTCTGATGTCTTGAAATTAAGGTATAgggttttttcttcactgtagtTTGGATGCAAAGGcgttctttatttttctgcttataGCAGAAGCCTAAAAATGCATGGAAATGTCATCTAGTCTGTATTTTTGTCCAGCAGTTGATATTGCATTAAAACATCCACCGAGCTTCTCATTTTATTAGAAGCTCTCCTGTTTTTAAGTTTCCATGTACTGAATCCTGTTATACTTTGGTCTGTAACTATGGAGAGCCGTTTACAgttaagattttttaaaattgataAATCATTCAAGTTATCCTTTCCAACGGCCATGATTGAAAACCTCAGTTTCTTGAACATTCAGTCTATATGTTTTCCTAATGTTTGGGTCTTCCTCATGTTGTCATCTTTAAGCCCTCCACAATTTATCTCATTCTTATCCTATTAATCTTTGGTATGTTTATAAGGCATTTTAGCTAAGAGCAAGAAATGATTATATCACACATTTAACTGTCTGTGCCACCAAAAATCACTTTGCTTACATTGAACTCTAAATTAAAAACTTTACTTGCTGTGTTCTGTTCCAAAATGCTGCTTCCTGGGATAGTCCTCTGTCCTGCATGGATGCCATTTGTTTCAACACTTCGTTTGTAGTTGTATTAAATA from the Columba livia isolate bColLiv1 breed racing homer chromosome 4, bColLiv1.pat.W.v2, whole genome shotgun sequence genome contains:
- the PGRMC2 gene encoding membrane-associated progesterone receptor component 2, with the translated sequence MADDRDGRLRTEGSSDGSGPAGGGAGDPPAGAAAMGGEMLLNVGLLALALLAAYRLYLRWGTRSGPGGAARQNQAAALPRMKRRDFSLEQLREFDGTRNPRILLAVNGKVFDVTKGSKFYGPEGPYGIFAGRDASRGLATFCLDKDALRDEYDDLSDLNAVQMESVREWEMQFKDKYDYVGRLLKPGEEPSEYTDEEDTKDHTKQE